In Agrococcus jenensis, the genomic window GCTGCCCACCGCGATGGTGCTGCTCGAGCGCTCCGACGCCCGCGTCATCATGCCCGGCGGCACGCTGCGCCGCGAGAGCTCCGGCCTCGTCGGTCCCATCACCGACGCGCTCGTGGGCCGCGGCCGCATCGACAAGGCCTTCGTCGGCGTCGTCGGCCTCTCCCCGGAGCGCGGGCTGCTCGAGCTCGCGACCGACGAGGCCGTCTCGAAGCAGGCGCTCGTCGCCGCGAGCGACGCGGTGCACGGGCTGTTCGACTCGAGCAAGACGCGCGGCTTCGCGCTGCACTCGTTCGCTCGCGCCGACGAGGTGACGAGCCTCATCACGGATGCGGGCGCATCCGACGACTTCGTCGAGGACTGGAGAGCGGTCGGCGTGCCTGTCACGCGCGTTCCCGTCCCCGGCGGCCAGACGACCGGCACGGCGCCGGTCCAGGCGCGGACGGGAAGCACCCGTCGCCCCACCCAGAAGGAGCATCGATGAAGATCTCACGCAAGATCGCGGGAGCACTGGCGCTCTCGGCGGCGGCTGCCGTCGTCCTCGCCGGCTGCACGTCGCGCAACGAGCCCGGCGAGTCCGCCGCACCCGGCGCCTCCGGCGGTACCGAGGGCGCGAGCGCCGAGGGCCTGACCATCGCGTTCGTCCCGAAGCTGCAGGGCATCCCCTACTTCGAGGCCATGAACACCGGTGGCCAGCAGGCCGCGGAGGAGCTCGGCTTCGAGTGGCTCTACCAGGGCCCGACCACCGCCGACGCGGCCGCGCAGGCCGACATCGTGCGCTCGTTCATCCAGCAGGGCGTCGACGTGCTCTTCGTGGCGCCGAACGACCCGAACTCGATGGCACCGCTGCTCGAGGAGGCCCAGGCGGCCGGCATCCACGTCGCCACGACCGACACCGACGCACCCGACTCGGTGCGCGAGGTCTTCGTCAACCAGGCATCGGTCGAGGGCATCGGCCAGGCGCTGACCGACACGCTGCTCGAGGCCATGGGCGGCTCGGGCAAGTACGCGATCGTCTCGTGCGGTGAGACCGCGGCGAACCTGAACGCGTGGATCGAGGTGCAGGAGGAGTACACCGCCTCGGAGTACCCCGACGCCGAGATCGTCGACGTCGTGTACGCCGGCGAGGACCAGGCCATGGCGACGCAGATGGCGACCGACCTCATGAACAGCAACCCGGACCTCACCGGCCTCGTCGGCGAGTGCACCTCGAGCGCACCGGGCGTCGCGCAGGCCGTGCAGGACGCCGGCCGCACGGGCGAGGTCTTCACGGTGGGCCTCGGCACGCCGCAGTCGATGCTGCCCTACCTCGAGTCGGGCGCGTCGAGCGGCTCGATCCTCTGGGACGTCGAGGCGCTGGGCTACCTCACCGGCTGGGCCGGCGTGCAGCTCGCGAACGACGGCGACCTGGGTGACCTGAGCGGCGTCGACAACGAGGCGCTCGCCGAGGCGGAGTACGACGAGGCGTCGGGCGTCCTGCTGCTCGGCCCGCCGACGGTCTTCACCGCCGAGAACGCCGGGGACTACGACTACTAGTCACCGGCTCGGATGACCCAGGGCGCCACGGCCATCGTGGCTCCCGACTGCCGGGGCGCGGCTCGCGCCGCGCCCCGGCACCCCCTCACGCGACTCCCACTCGCACCACCGTGACCGACCCGGCGCCGACGCCGACCAGGAGCACCATGACCGACACCGCCCAGCGCACCGACCCGGCACCGGGTCAGGGCCCGACGCCGAGGCTCGAGATGCGCGACATCTCCAAGCGCTACGGCGGCGTCCGCGCCATCCGCCACGCCGACATCACCGTGCGGCCCGGCACCGTCCACGCGCTCGTGGGCGAGAACGGCGCCGGCAAGTCGACGCTCATCAAGATCCTCGCGGGCGCGGAGCGCCCCGACACGGGCACGATCGCGATCGACGGCCATGACGTCTCGATCGCCTCGACGACCGACGCGATCGCGCTCGGCGTGCAGACGGTCTACCAGGAGCCGCAGCTCTTCCCCGAGCTGACGGTGGCCGAGAACTTCTTCGTCGGCCGCGAGATCACCCGCGGCCCCACCATCGACTGGCGCGCGCAGGCGCCCCGCATGCTCGAGCTGCTCGACACCGTCGGGCTCGACCGCTCGCTCGCCTCGCAGCCGCTCGGCGCGCTCTCGATCGCCAAGCAGCAGCAGGTGTCGATCGCGAAGGCGCTGCTGGAGCAGGCGAGCGTGCTCATCCTCGACGAGCCGAGCGCCATCCTCACCGACGCCGAGATCGAGGTGCTCTTCGGCGTCGTGCGGCGACTCGCCGCCGACGGCGTCTCGATCATCTACATCAGCCACCGGCTCGACGAGCTCTTCCGCATCGCCGACGAGGTCACCATCATGCGCGACGGCGAGACGGTCTCGTCGCAGCCGATCGGCGAGCTGACCGTCCGCGAGATCGCCGAGCGCATGGTCGGCGGCGAGATCGCCGAGGGCGTGCACAAGGAGGGCGAGCACGGCGACCTCGTGCTCGAGCTCGAGCACCTCACGCTCGACGGCGCCTTCTCGGACGTGTCGCTGTCGGTGCGCGCCGGCGAGGTCGTCGGCCTCTACGGGCTCGTCGGCTCCGGCGCGGCCGAGGTGGGCGAGGTCGTCTACGGCATGCGCGCCGCGAGCTCCGGCCGCATGCGCGCCGCGGGCGACGACCGGCACCCCGCGACGCCCTCCGAGGCGAAGCGCCGCGGCATCCGCATGGTGCCAGCCAACCGCTCGTCGCAGGGCTCGTTCTCGTTCCAGCCCATCGCCTTCAACATCACGATCGGCTCGCTCGGCCTGCTCGGCAGGCTGGGCTGGGTCTCGCCCAAGGCCGAGCGCCGCATCTCCGACGACCTCATCCGCCGCCTCGCCGTGAAGACGCCGTCGGGCCGCCAGCCCATCGGCGCCATGTCGGGCGGCAACGCCCAGAAGGTCGTCCTCGCGCGGCAGATCGTCGAGCAGCCCAGGCTGCTCGTGCTCGCCGAGCCGACGCAGGGCGTCGACGTCGGCGCCAAGGAGGAGATCCACCGCATCATCGCCGACCTCGCCGAGCGCGGCACCGCCGTGCTCGTCATCACGACCGACCTCGCCGAGGTGCAGCGGATCGCCGACCGCATCCTCGTGTTCCGGTCGGGCCGCGTCGCGCACGAGTTCCCGCCGAGCGCGAGCCAGGCCTCGCTGCTCGCCGCAGCCGCCGGCGCGGTCGACGACCCCGCCGCCGCGCAGACCGCGACCGGCCAGCCCGTCGCCGACCTGCCCGGTCGACCCACCCCTGGGGAGGAGCCCCGATGAGCACCGACACCGTCGCGCCGGCCGCCGCGAAGCCGCTGAGCCTGCGGCGCATCCTGCCGCCCATCGTCACCGGGCAGGAGATCGTGCTGCTCGGCGTGCTCGTGATCCTGTGGGTGCTGCTCGGCATCTTCACGCCCGCGTTCCTCACGCCCGCATCGATCGGCCCGCTGCTCGTGCAGGTCGCGCCGATCGCACTCATCGGCGTCGGCATGACCTTCGTCATCATCACCGCGGGCATCGACGTCTCGGTGGCCGCGATGATCATGGTCTCCGCGGTCACGACCGCGCGGATGCTCGTCGCGTTCGACATCCCGGCGATCGCCGCCGTGCTGGTCGCGATCGTGATCGGCGCGGCGCTCGGCGCGATCAACGGCTTCCTCATCGCCTACGGGCGCGTGCATCCGATCATCATCACGTTCGGCACCGCGAACCTCTTCCAGTGGCTGGGCCTGCGGGTCTTCGACTCGTCGACCGTGAACGGCATCCCCTCGACGCTCGAGTTCTTCGGGCGCGGCGGTGCCGGCTCGACCCTCGGGGTGCCGCACTCGTTCGCGATCGCCGTGATCGCGGTCGCCGCCGCCTGGTGGTTCCTGCGCTACGCGAAGGCGGGCCGCAACCTCTACGCGATCGGCGGCAACCAGAACGCCGCGCGGCTCGCGGGCATCAAGGTGCAGCCGCGGCTCGTGTGGGTCTACGTCGTCACCGGCGCCCTCGCCGGCCTGGCCGCGTGCATGGTCATCGCGACCGGCACCGCGACGCTCGACCAGTCCGTCGGCTCCGGCAAGGAGCTGCAGGTCATCGCCGCCGTCGTGATCGGCGGCACGTCGATCCTCGGCGGCCGCGGCAGCGTCGTCGGCACGCTGCTCGGCGCGATCCTCGTGCAGACCGTCGTCTCCGGCGTCACCCAGCTCGGCTGGCCCACCCAGCTCGGCTTCCTCTTCGTCGGCATCTTCATCCTGGTGGCCGTCGGCACCGACCTGATCCGCGAGCGAACGAGGAGGCGCGCATGACCGCCGTCACCACCCCCACCACGGCCGACCAGCGCCGCGAGCCCTCGCGCTTCCGCGACTGGATCACCGGCGGCGCCCTCAAGGACCGCGCCGTGCTGCTGCTCGCCCTCATCGTCGTGCTGCTCGTCGCGATGGCGATCCTCGACGGCATCGGGCTCACGAGCGGCCGCTTCAACAGCGACTACCTCGCCTCGACGCTCATCGCCTACGTGCCGCTCGCGCTGCTCGCGCTCGCCGAGCTCTTCGTCATCACGTCCGGCCGCGGCGGCATCGACCTCTCGGTCGGCTCGATGGTCTCGCTCACGGGCATCGTCTTCGCGATGCTCTACCAGCAGGTGGGGCTGCCGCTCGCGGTCGCCGTCGTGCTCGCGGTCGCCTTCGGTGCGCTGCTCGGCGCGGTCAACGGCTTCCTGACGGCCTACCTCGGCTACCCGGCGCTCATCACGACGCTCGCGACCTTCTACGCCTACCGCTCGATCGCGCTCGTCGTGAGCGAGCAGCGCCCGATCTCCGGCCCGGAGATCTCGGAGTTCTACAGCGCGGCGAAGGCGATCGAGCTGCCCGTCATCGGCGGCGGGCTGCCGCTCGTGCCGCTGGGCGTCTTCACCTTCCTGCTGCCCGTCGCGATCGTCGCCTGGTTCGTGCTCAACCGCACGACCTACGGCCGCAAGCTCTACGCGATCGGCACGAACGACACGGCGGCGCAGTGGGCCGGCATCGACACGCGCCGCACCCGCATGATGGCCTACGTCACCGCCGGCGCCATCGCCGGGCTCGTCGGCGTCTACACCGTCGCGCAGTTCGCCTCCGCCCGGCCCGACGCGGGCACGAGCGGCAGCGGCATGGCGCTGCCCGCCATCACGATCGCGGTGCTCGGCGGCGTCGCCATCACCGGCGGCATCGGGCGCCTGAGCGGCATCCTGCTCGCCGCGCTGCTGATCGTGTGGCTCAACGCGTCGATCCTGCTCGTCGTGCCCGGCAACGAGGGCGCCCAGGCGCAGCT contains:
- a CDS encoding DeoR/GlpR family DNA-binding transcription regulator, yielding MVSREASILDALGAVGSVAVAELARDLGVSEVTIRKDLDALERRQLLRRTRGGAVLPERGDEGAFRDRMHRESAAKLAIAAEAAALVDDGDVIALDTSSTAHHLALELVQRQGLVVVTQSLPTAMVLLERSDARVIMPGGTLRRESSGLVGPITDALVGRGRIDKAFVGVVGLSPERGLLELATDEAVSKQALVAASDAVHGLFDSSKTRGFALHSFARADEVTSLITDAGASDDFVEDWRAVGVPVTRVPVPGGQTTGTAPVQARTGSTRRPTQKEHR
- a CDS encoding autoinducer 2 ABC transporter substrate-binding protein, with product MKISRKIAGALALSAAAAVVLAGCTSRNEPGESAAPGASGGTEGASAEGLTIAFVPKLQGIPYFEAMNTGGQQAAEELGFEWLYQGPTTADAAAQADIVRSFIQQGVDVLFVAPNDPNSMAPLLEEAQAAGIHVATTDTDAPDSVREVFVNQASVEGIGQALTDTLLEAMGGSGKYAIVSCGETAANLNAWIEVQEEYTASEYPDAEIVDVVYAGEDQAMATQMATDLMNSNPDLTGLVGECTSSAPGVAQAVQDAGRTGEVFTVGLGTPQSMLPYLESGASSGSILWDVEALGYLTGWAGVQLANDGDLGDLSGVDNEALAEAEYDEASGVLLLGPPTVFTAENAGDYDY
- a CDS encoding sugar ABC transporter ATP-binding protein; translated protein: MTDTAQRTDPAPGQGPTPRLEMRDISKRYGGVRAIRHADITVRPGTVHALVGENGAGKSTLIKILAGAERPDTGTIAIDGHDVSIASTTDAIALGVQTVYQEPQLFPELTVAENFFVGREITRGPTIDWRAQAPRMLELLDTVGLDRSLASQPLGALSIAKQQQVSIAKALLEQASVLILDEPSAILTDAEIEVLFGVVRRLAADGVSIIYISHRLDELFRIADEVTIMRDGETVSSQPIGELTVREIAERMVGGEIAEGVHKEGEHGDLVLELEHLTLDGAFSDVSLSVRAGEVVGLYGLVGSGAAEVGEVVYGMRAASSGRMRAAGDDRHPATPSEAKRRGIRMVPANRSSQGSFSFQPIAFNITIGSLGLLGRLGWVSPKAERRISDDLIRRLAVKTPSGRQPIGAMSGGNAQKVVLARQIVEQPRLLVLAEPTQGVDVGAKEEIHRIIADLAERGTAVLVITTDLAEVQRIADRILVFRSGRVAHEFPPSASQASLLAAAAGAVDDPAAAQTATGQPVADLPGRPTPGEEPR
- a CDS encoding ABC transporter permease, with amino-acid sequence MSTDTVAPAAAKPLSLRRILPPIVTGQEIVLLGVLVILWVLLGIFTPAFLTPASIGPLLVQVAPIALIGVGMTFVIITAGIDVSVAAMIMVSAVTTARMLVAFDIPAIAAVLVAIVIGAALGAINGFLIAYGRVHPIIITFGTANLFQWLGLRVFDSSTVNGIPSTLEFFGRGGAGSTLGVPHSFAIAVIAVAAAWWFLRYAKAGRNLYAIGGNQNAARLAGIKVQPRLVWVYVVTGALAGLAACMVIATGTATLDQSVGSGKELQVIAAVVIGGTSILGGRGSVVGTLLGAILVQTVVSGVTQLGWPTQLGFLFVGIFILVAVGTDLIRERTRRRA
- a CDS encoding ABC transporter permease codes for the protein MTAVTTPTTADQRREPSRFRDWITGGALKDRAVLLLALIVVLLVAMAILDGIGLTSGRFNSDYLASTLIAYVPLALLALAELFVITSGRGGIDLSVGSMVSLTGIVFAMLYQQVGLPLAVAVVLAVAFGALLGAVNGFLTAYLGYPALITTLATFYAYRSIALVVSEQRPISGPEISEFYSAAKAIELPVIGGGLPLVPLGVFTFLLPVAIVAWFVLNRTTYGRKLYAIGTNDTAAQWAGIDTRRTRMMAYVTAGAIAGLVGVYTVAQFASARPDAGTSGSGMALPAITIAVLGGVAITGGIGRLSGILLAALLIVWLNASILLVVPGNEGAQAQLLALGVVLLGASLLSNATIRRRQGGLAKPLSVPGTAPGAK